A single window of Acetohalobium arabaticum DSM 5501 DNA harbors:
- a CDS encoding acetyltransferase has protein sequence METVIIGAGGHGKVVLDILKTNNKFKIKGFLDDNPKIHGKEINGHQVLGSLDYLKDKEYSAIIAVGNNIIRNKIGKFLAENNIKLINAIHKSAIINSYVEVGVGNVIAAGVIINSNTEIGNNTIINTGATIDHDNIIKDNVHISPGVNLGGNVTINENSHIGIGATILPEITIGRNVIVGAGAVVTEDVPDNVTVVGIPAEIIKENREE, from the coding sequence GTGGAAACTGTCATTATAGGGGCAGGAGGGCATGGAAAAGTAGTATTAGATATTTTGAAAACTAATAATAAATTTAAGATTAAGGGCTTCTTAGATGATAATCCTAAAATACATGGTAAAGAGATAAATGGACATCAAGTTTTAGGGAGTTTGGATTATTTAAAAGACAAGGAGTATTCAGCTATTATAGCTGTTGGTAATAATATAATTCGTAATAAAATAGGAAAATTTTTAGCTGAAAATAATATTAAGCTCATTAATGCTATACATAAATCAGCTATTATAAATTCATATGTTGAAGTAGGTGTAGGTAATGTTATAGCAGCTGGAGTAATTATAAATTCTAATACTGAAATTGGCAATAATACTATAATTAATACTGGAGCTACAATTGATCATGATAATATTATTAAAGATAATGTGCACATTTCTCCTGGAGTAAATTTAGGAGGGAATGTTACTATAAATGAGAATTCTCATATAGGAATAGGGGCAACTATTTTACCTGAGATTACTATTGGTAGAAATGTTATTGTAGGAGCAGGAGCAGTTGTAACTGAGGATGTTCCCGATAATGTTACAGTAGTAGGAATTC
- a CDS encoding sugar transferase has translation MLIKRVIDFFGSLVGLVILLPLFIIISLLIKIDSKGPVFFKQDRLGKDGEVFEIYKFRTMVENAENIGDGLFTSKGDPRITKVGKLLRKISLDELPQLINVLKGDMSLIGPRPPVPYYPYKYDEYSDEQKSRFDVKPGITGYAQINGRNNLSWDERIEYDIEYVKNFSLLLDLKIIFSTLAIVLKRDGIYGENKKKVKK, from the coding sequence ATGTTAATTAAAAGAGTCATTGATTTCTTTGGAAGTTTAGTTGGATTGGTTATATTATTGCCATTATTTATAATAATATCACTTTTAATTAAGATTGATTCTAAAGGACCAGTATTTTTTAAACAAGATAGATTAGGAAAAGATGGTGAGGTATTTGAAATATATAAATTTAGAACTATGGTTGAAAATGCAGAAAATATAGGAGATGGTCTCTTTACTAGTAAAGGTGACCCTCGAATAACTAAAGTAGGGAAACTTTTAAGAAAGATAAGTTTAGATGAATTACCACAACTTATTAATGTATTGAAAGGAGATATGAGTCTGATCGGTCCAAGGCCTCCAGTTCCTTATTACCCTTATAAATATGATGAATATAGTGATGAACAAAAATCACGTTTTGATGTAAAGCCTGGAATAACAGGATATGCTCAAATAAATGGAAGAAATAATTTGAGTTGGGATGAAAGAATTGAATATGATATTGAATATGTAAAGAATTTTAGTTTATTGTTAGATTTAAAAATTATTTTTTCAACCTTAGCTATAGTCTTAAAACGAGATGGGATTTATGGTGAAAATAAAAAGAAGGTGAAGAAGTAG
- a CDS encoding glycosyltransferase family 4 protein produces MTDIWLINHHATTKGRHTNISRELVNKGNTVKLFASSFKHNVYKELKDYPEGKNYLKEKEENYERVWIKTPPYDKNGFKRLINQLVFAYRVIKTGLNMKSPDVIIGSSVHLFAGLAAYILAKIKKVPFIFEVRDLWPQTLVDLDVLNDKSPVTYLFRWLEKFLYKKADKIISVLPRGVDYISSLGIKEEKVIHIPNGVDLTWFDRHINTELENKELINFFNNQKDMVFAYTGAHGLANGLITLVKSAKIIQDRNIRKNIQFLLVGDGPEKEKLIKEAKRLELNNITFIPRVDKDQVPAILNKADVCVSIVRKSKVHKYGVSMNKIFDYLASGKPMISALEAAFDFADVADCGIALPPDDPPRLANAVVEMSEISLEDREELGKNGRQFVEENNDYPILAGKLIKVIEEVCR; encoded by the coding sequence ATGACAGATATATGGTTGATTAATCACCATGCTACTACTAAAGGTAGGCATACTAATATATCCAGAGAACTTGTGAATAAGGGAAATACAGTAAAACTTTTTGCTTCTAGTTTTAAACATAATGTTTACAAAGAGCTTAAGGATTACCCAGAAGGGAAAAATTATTTAAAAGAGAAAGAGGAAAATTATGAACGTGTTTGGATAAAAACACCTCCTTATGATAAGAATGGATTTAAAAGATTAATTAATCAATTAGTGTTTGCTTATCGTGTAATTAAAACAGGTTTGAATATGAAAAGTCCTGATGTAATTATTGGTTCCTCAGTTCATTTATTTGCCGGATTAGCTGCGTATATTTTGGCTAAAATAAAAAAAGTTCCTTTTATATTTGAAGTAAGAGATTTATGGCCGCAGACTTTAGTTGATTTAGATGTGTTAAATGATAAAAGTCCTGTTACTTATCTTTTTAGATGGTTAGAGAAATTTCTATATAAAAAAGCAGATAAAATTATTAGTGTTTTGCCTAGAGGGGTAGATTATATATCTTCTCTTGGAATTAAAGAAGAAAAAGTAATTCATATTCCTAATGGTGTAGATTTAACTTGGTTTGATAGACATATTAATACTGAACTTGAAAATAAAGAACTAATAAACTTTTTTAATAATCAAAAAGATATGGTTTTTGCCTATACAGGTGCCCATGGTTTAGCTAATGGTTTAATTACTTTAGTGAAGAGTGCAAAGATTATTCAGGATAGAAATATTAGAAAGAATATTCAGTTTTTATTAGTTGGTGATGGACCAGAAAAAGAAAAATTGATAAAAGAAGCTAAAAGATTAGAACTTAATAATATTACTTTTATACCAAGAGTTGATAAAGACCAAGTTCCTGCTATATTAAATAAAGCTGATGTATGTGTTTCCATTGTGCGTAAGAGTAAAGTTCATAAATATGGTGTAAGTATGAATAAAATATTTGACTATTTAGCTAGTGGTAAACCAATGATTTCCGCTTTAGAAGCTGCTTTTGATTTTGCAGATGTAGCTGATTGTGGAATAGCTCTTCCGCCGGATGACCCACCAAGGCTAGCAAATGCAGTTGTAGAAATGTCTGAGATATCGTTAGAAGATAGAGAAGAATTAGGTAAAAACGGAAGACAGTTTGTAGAAGAGAATAATGACTATCCTATTTTAGCTGGTAAATTGATAAAAGTTATTGAGGAAGTTTGTAGATAA
- a CDS encoding sulfotransferase domain-containing protein — protein MVSDKENLKPDFIGIGAMKCATTWLSECLRCHPDIYMSSPKEIHFFSAHYEKELEWYLDHFKESDNFKIRGEFSTSYLPNNEVPIRIKETLGEVKLLVSLRNPVERFISHYKHYLRDEKLVGNLNLKNYQKSIEKYPELLDRGNYSDQLKKYIENFGFDNIKIIIKENIDSKPKEVLGNVYSFLNVDSNFVPPLVEKKVSPGITPKIQLLENLRKMIFSLAKSEAPWFIDLVKKFRIPELYRKLNNKKTFQVDLEVKDKLYDYYRNEIFEVENLIKKDLSFWKR, from the coding sequence ATGGTTAGTGATAAAGAAAATTTAAAACCTGATTTTATTGGTATTGGAGCAATGAAGTGTGCAACTACGTGGTTATCTGAGTGTTTAAGATGCCATCCTGATATTTATATGAGTAGTCCTAAAGAGATACATTTCTTTTCTGCTCACTATGAAAAAGAGTTAGAATGGTATTTGGATCATTTTAAAGAAAGTGATAATTTTAAAATTCGAGGTGAATTTTCTACTAGTTATCTTCCTAATAATGAAGTTCCGATCAGAATAAAAGAAACTTTAGGAGAGGTGAAATTATTAGTTTCTCTTAGAAATCCAGTTGAAAGATTTATTTCTCATTATAAACATTATTTAAGAGATGAAAAATTAGTAGGTAATCTTAATTTAAAAAATTATCAAAAGTCAATTGAGAAATATCCTGAATTATTAGATAGAGGAAATTATTCTGATCAGTTAAAAAAATATATAGAAAACTTTGGTTTTGATAATATTAAAATTATTATAAAAGAAAATATTGATTCGAAACCAAAAGAAGTTTTGGGTAATGTTTATTCTTTTTTAAATGTTGATTCAAATTTTGTTCCCCCTTTAGTTGAAAAGAAGGTTAGTCCTGGGATAACACCAAAGATACAGCTTTTGGAAAATTTGAGAAAAATGATTTTTTCCTTAGCTAAAAGTGAAGCTCCTTGGTTTATTGATTTAGTAAAAAAATTTAGGATTCCAGAATTATATAGAAAACTTAATAATAAAAAAACTTTTCAAGTTGATTTAGAAGTTAAGGATAAACTTTATGATTATTACAGAAATGAAATATTCGAAGTTGAAAATTTAATAAAAAAAGACCTAAGTTTTTGGAAAAGATAA
- a CDS encoding glycosyltransferase family 4 protein, translating into MKKIVFMSSVHDVFDTRIFHKEAKTLKKAGYDVTLIAQHTKKEVINGIEIIPIDESNNRYKRFIKTVWEVLKKSFQVKGDIYHFHDPELIPIGLLLKLNGMKVIYDVHEDVPKQIVSKEWIWKPIRGFVSKLASGMEKLADKFFNAIVSATPTIEKKFNNKNSIAVQNFPLLDELHISNSSENNKKKNIVTYVGSITKSRGIKEMVKAIDILSEDYDAKFLLAGKFTSKHLKDKTKKINGWSKVEFQGWIDRKQVASNLSQAKAGLVVLHPKHRYKVSYPIKMFEYMTAGLPVIASDFPLWEEIIEGNECGITVDPLDPKEIAEAIQYIFNHSEEAKRMGQNGRKIVEYKYNWSVEEKKLLNLYENILN; encoded by the coding sequence ATGAAAAAAATAGTTTTTATGTCTTCAGTTCATGATGTTTTTGATACTAGAATTTTTCATAAAGAAGCAAAAACTTTAAAAAAAGCAGGTTATGATGTTACATTAATTGCTCAGCATACTAAGAAGGAAGTAATAAATGGAATAGAAATTATACCTATAGATGAATCTAATAATCGTTATAAACGTTTTATAAAAACAGTTTGGGAAGTTTTAAAAAAGTCATTTCAAGTAAAAGGAGATATTTATCATTTTCATGACCCAGAACTTATTCCAATAGGATTATTATTAAAATTGAATGGAATGAAAGTTATCTATGATGTTCATGAAGATGTACCTAAACAGATTGTATCTAAGGAATGGATTTGGAAACCAATTAGAGGTTTTGTTTCAAAATTAGCAAGTGGTATGGAAAAATTAGCAGATAAATTTTTTAATGCAATAGTGTCAGCTACACCTACCATTGAGAAAAAGTTCAATAATAAAAACAGTATTGCTGTCCAAAATTTCCCTTTATTAGATGAATTACACATATCAAATTCTTCAGAAAATAATAAGAAAAAGAATATAGTTACTTATGTAGGTAGCATTACTAAAAGTCGAGGGATAAAAGAGATGGTAAAGGCTATTGATATTTTATCAGAAGATTATGATGCCAAGTTTTTATTAGCTGGAAAGTTTACATCCAAACATTTAAAAGACAAAACTAAAAAAATAAATGGATGGAGTAAAGTTGAATTTCAAGGTTGGATTGATAGAAAGCAAGTAGCAAGCAATTTATCACAAGCAAAAGCAGGTTTAGTTGTGCTTCATCCGAAACATAGATATAAAGTATCTTATCCAATAAAAATGTTTGAGTATATGACAGCAGGATTACCAGTTATAGCTTCTGATTTTCCACTTTGGGAAGAAATTATTGAAGGTAATGAGTGCGGGATAACAGTAGATCCGCTAGATCCTAAGGAGATAGCTGAAGCAATTCAATATATCTTTAATCACTCAGAAGAGGCAAAAAGGATGGGGCAGAATGGTCGTAAAATAGTAGAATATAAATATAACTGGTCTGTCGAGGAAAAAAAATTATTAAATTTATATGAAAATATTCTTAACTAA
- a CDS encoding O-antigen ligase family protein → MINIKKRYLENLFSFEASFLLFLNAGFFQNLGFLSFITTKIHIIIIFAIINIISGLYILFIKKKCFIKRNNFNIFVLFVIFCIYVLLSYINTYGFPKADSKFLQFMFILPWCSFASLLIIDNKKRAFRFICFLFIVGFIFSCNAIFSVLVLGNEVEGYHRVGRMSGALILLSIIFLLNFKNKKCKFMMFSLIIIYILGLFSSAHRAGVISLIMTLIVMLIFYLKKSKDSILNRKSLIYILIFIILVSGVLLKVSDKSHYLISRLNSLYYSISSGNNSRLLMYKESLKVWSKHPIFGVGIGGFSQSTGLNKWRHPHNIYIELLLEFGIIGFGLFVTYMFIWVPSIIKLNYKNDITIFSLIILFIFLFINIMISGDIVDNRLFFSLIGILTSSIFSEIRKYKKIDL, encoded by the coding sequence ATGATTAATATCAAAAAAAGATATTTAGAGAATTTGTTTTCTTTTGAAGCTTCTTTTTTATTGTTTTTGAATGCTGGTTTTTTTCAAAATTTAGGTTTTTTGTCCTTTATAACTACTAAAATTCATATTATAATTATATTTGCAATTATAAATATTATTTCTGGATTATATATTTTATTTATAAAGAAAAAATGTTTTATTAAAAGAAATAATTTTAATATTTTTGTTTTATTTGTGATTTTTTGTATCTATGTTTTATTATCTTATATTAATACTTATGGTTTTCCAAAAGCTGATAGTAAATTTCTTCAGTTTATGTTTATACTTCCTTGGTGTTCATTTGCTAGTTTATTAATTATTGATAATAAAAAAAGAGCTTTTCGTTTTATATGTTTTTTATTTATAGTAGGTTTTATTTTCTCTTGTAACGCTATTTTTTCTGTGCTAGTTTTAGGAAATGAAGTAGAAGGATATCATAGAGTGGGTAGGATGTCAGGGGCATTAATTCTTTTATCTATTATTTTTTTATTAAATTTCAAAAATAAAAAATGTAAATTTATGATGTTTTCTTTAATTATAATATACATACTGGGGTTATTTTCTTCTGCTCATCGAGCTGGGGTTATAAGTTTAATTATGACATTAATAGTTATGTTGATATTTTATTTAAAAAAAAGTAAAGATAGTATTTTAAATAGAAAGAGTTTAATTTATATTTTGATTTTTATTATATTAGTAAGTGGAGTTTTATTGAAAGTATCAGATAAGTCTCATTATTTAATATCCAGATTAAATTCTTTATATTATAGTATTTCATCTGGAAATAATAGTAGGCTTTTAATGTATAAAGAAAGCTTAAAAGTTTGGTCTAAACATCCAATATTTGGTGTTGGGATTGGAGGATTTTCTCAAAGTACGGGATTAAATAAATGGAGGCATCCACATAATATTTATATTGAATTACTGCTTGAATTTGGTATAATTGGTTTTGGTTTGTTTGTTACATATATGTTCATTTGGGTACCTTCTATTATTAAACTTAATTATAAAAATGATATTACTATTTTTTCTTTAATTATATTATTTATATTTTTGTTTATAAATATAATGATTAGTGGTGATATAGTTGATAATAGACTATTTTTTTCGTTAATTGGTATTTTAACTAGTTCTATATTTAGTGAGATTAGAAAATATAAAAAAATTGATTTGTAA
- a CDS encoding sulfotransferase family protein: MKKFLKEIFRDIIWKIKNHIRRRNALKSKSEDFFLNLEEKVLNEANCYFVLSTGRCGTLLLTKILNLDENSDVFHRPSPELVFPSTYAYKIGNDNPEKFKIASMCARYDHIENSFICDRNFVETNCRITFFAPFLAQVFKKSKFIHLVRSPISFIKSAVSRGFYQHPKADRGHITPKDDASISWDTMTPIEKSAWLWNETNSYIEDFKQEIDSSRYITIFSENLFTRPEEAEKSLSFLGNKSISKKQISKIIKKPVNKSKKSSLANNLNEEQIKNIEKYTSLAKLYNY, encoded by the coding sequence ATGAAAAAGTTTTTAAAAGAAATATTTAGAGATATTATCTGGAAGATCAAGAATCATATAAGAAGAAGAAATGCTTTAAAGTCAAAATCAGAAGATTTTTTTTTGAATCTAGAAGAGAAAGTCTTAAATGAAGCAAATTGCTATTTTGTTCTTTCAACTGGTAGATGTGGAACATTATTATTAACTAAAATATTAAATTTAGATGAAAATTCTGATGTTTTTCATAGACCTAGTCCAGAATTAGTTTTTCCTTCTACTTATGCCTACAAGATTGGAAATGATAACCCTGAGAAATTTAAAATAGCTTCTATGTGTGCTAGATATGATCATATTGAAAATAGTTTTATATGTGACCGAAATTTTGTTGAAACTAATTGTAGAATAACCTTTTTTGCTCCATTTTTAGCTCAAGTATTCAAGAAATCAAAATTTATTCATTTAGTGCGAAGTCCAATTTCTTTCATAAAAAGTGCTGTTTCGAGAGGTTTTTATCAACATCCGAAAGCTGACCGAGGGCATATTACTCCTAAAGATGATGCTTCTATTTCTTGGGATACTATGACTCCAATCGAAAAAAGTGCATGGTTGTGGAATGAAACTAATAGTTATATTGAAGACTTTAAGCAGGAAATTGATTCATCTAGATACATAACTATTTTTTCAGAAAACTTATTTACTAGACCTGAAGAAGCAGAAAAATCATTAAGTTTTTTAGGAAATAAATCAATAAGTAAAAAACAAATTTCTAAAATTATAAAAAAGCCAGTAAATAAAAGTAAAAAATCTTCTTTAGCTAATAACTTAAATGAAGAACAGATAAAAAATATAGAGAAATATACGTCATTAGCTAAACTTTATAATTATTAA
- a CDS encoding polysaccharide deacetylase family protein, translating to MNVEKSKKEYVLDFLARIGFKDNGLSDKTIEFIFSYLAGIEELKTNRKYNDHNWEMNYASFDIKKNRYIPVIDYKIFNLYHKGLLKKIDRKENMWPQKKKFALCITHDIDHLFGKSFLYYRKMIPHFNKAPIKNKLLFLGSFIKNSLNIKKKSIPDLGIWLKAEEKHNFKSSFLFFSDKLIEPSWEDSFYKYTDKTIFEGQKVEIGCVIKEIFKRGWDVGLHGSCKSYCNSQYLKYEKKRLENLIDCEIKTIRQHHLMFDIRDTPQCQNAVNFKVDSTRGSNISPDFRCGTGFPFYQYDLNNEKSLDILQIPLVIQDNALFRHEKLNKEQVVNYVSEVMEMVADINGCMTILWHNNYYKNDKEFQAFEEILNKADKLGAWGCSLRELNDWWRRKRN from the coding sequence ATGAATGTGGAGAAAAGTAAAAAAGAGTATGTATTAGATTTTTTGGCAAGGATTGGTTTTAAAGATAATGGATTGAGTGATAAAACTATTGAGTTTATTTTTTCTTACTTAGCAGGAATTGAAGAGTTAAAAACTAATAGGAAATATAATGACCATAATTGGGAAATGAATTATGCGAGTTTTGATATAAAGAAAAATAGATATATTCCGGTAATAGATTACAAAATATTCAACTTATATCATAAGGGGCTATTAAAAAAGATAGATAGAAAAGAAAATATGTGGCCTCAGAAAAAAAAATTTGCTTTGTGTATAACTCATGATATTGATCATTTATTTGGTAAAAGTTTTTTATATTATAGAAAAATGATTCCTCATTTTAACAAAGCACCAATTAAAAATAAATTATTATTTTTAGGGAGCTTTATCAAAAACTCATTAAATATTAAGAAAAAATCAATACCTGATTTAGGTATATGGTTAAAAGCTGAAGAAAAACATAATTTTAAATCTAGTTTTTTGTTTTTTTCTGATAAATTAATTGAACCATCATGGGAAGATAGCTTTTATAAGTATACAGATAAAACTATCTTTGAAGGACAAAAAGTTGAGATTGGTTGTGTTATAAAAGAAATTTTCAAAAGAGGTTGGGATGTAGGCCTTCATGGTAGTTGTAAATCATATTGTAATTCTCAGTATTTAAAATATGAGAAAAAAAGATTAGAAAACTTAATTGATTGTGAGATAAAAACAATCAGACAGCATCATTTAATGTTTGATATAAGGGATACACCTCAATGTCAAAATGCAGTTAATTTTAAAGTAGATTCTACTAGAGGTTCTAATATTTCACCAGATTTTCGTTGTGGAACAGGTTTTCCATTTTATCAATATGATTTAAATAATGAGAAGTCACTTGACATTTTACAGATTCCTTTAGTCATTCAAGATAATGCATTATTTAGACATGAAAAATTAAACAAGGAACAAGTAGTTAATTATGTGTCTGAAGTAATGGAAATGGTTGCGGATATTAATGGATGTATGACAATATTATGGCATAATAATTATTATAAGAATGATAAAGAATTTCAAGCTTTTGAAGAAATTCTTAATAAAGCTGATAAATTAGGAGCCTGGGGATGTTCACTTAGAGAATTAAATGATTGGTGGAGAAGAAAAAGAAATTAG
- a CDS encoding glycosyltransferase family 2 protein yields MPKVSIIIPTYNRASLLKRAIKSVLAQTFKDLELIIIDDNSNDCTEDIVKKYMKFDSRVKYIQNEVNLGGGAAATRNKGIDIARRKYCAFLDDDDEWREDKLEKQLNVLKKNDYSVIGSKKLVLKNCRDSSENLLQDKDYNDCSDFEEISLQDALSGRLHISPSTLITKTEYLIEIGGFDEKLKASVGYDLNVRLINNFGKGAIINEKLTIIHQEHEYQRVSTSKKSINGAWQSYNKHHHLMSLKTKRKRLMSIHRKSILMDASSIKEKFFNIIKLIPYIDLLLIWIIKTILQKIIKN; encoded by the coding sequence ATGCCTAAGGTTAGTATTATCATTCCTACATATAATCGTGCTTCTCTTTTAAAACGTGCAATAAAAAGTGTTTTAGCACAAACCTTTAAAGACTTAGAATTGATTATTATAGATGACAATTCAAATGATTGTACAGAAGATATAGTAAAGAAATATATGAAATTTGATTCTAGAGTAAAATATATACAAAATGAAGTGAATTTAGGTGGTGGGGCTGCAGCAACTCGTAACAAAGGAATTGATATAGCTAGAAGGAAATATTGTGCTTTTTTAGATGATGATGATGAATGGAGAGAAGATAAATTAGAAAAACAATTAAACGTTCTAAAAAAAAATGATTATAGTGTTATAGGTAGTAAAAAATTAGTTCTTAAAAATTGTAGGGATTCTTCAGAGAATTTATTACAAGATAAAGATTATAATGATTGTTCTGATTTTGAAGAGATTTCTCTTCAGGATGCATTATCTGGTCGCTTACATATAAGTCCATCAACTTTGATTACTAAAACAGAATATTTAATAGAAATTGGTGGATTTGATGAAAAGCTAAAAGCTTCTGTGGGATATGATCTTAATGTTCGACTCATTAATAATTTTGGAAAAGGAGCTATTATTAATGAAAAACTTACTATAATTCATCAAGAACATGAATATCAAAGAGTTTCAACTTCTAAGAAATCTATTAATGGTGCATGGCAGAGTTATAATAAACATCATCATTTAATGAGTTTAAAAACAAAAAGAAAAAGATTAATGTCAATTCATCGTAAATCAATTTTAATGGATGCTTCTTCAATAAAAGAAAAGTTTTTTAACATTATTAAATTAATACCATATATTGATCTTTTATTAATTTGGATTATAAAAACTATATTGCAGAAAATAATTAAAAATTAA
- a CDS encoding class I SAM-dependent methyltransferase: protein MSEDEIQVSKEHYFNSTYDSKRRFCSYWHQIDEVRKLNPSSILEVGIGNGLVSDHLKKHGYSITTVDIDSDLNPDVVASIQDLPFKNGKFEVVMAYEVLEHLPFEEFSVAMQELKRVAQNYILISLPDRNRAYRFQIQLPKIGDIKFLIPIPTFIKSEHKFDGEHYWEIGKKNYSLNKIISNIENINGLKLIKTYRVFEIRSHRFFIIKIVD from the coding sequence ATGTCAGAGGATGAGATTCAAGTATCTAAAGAGCATTATTTTAATTCTACCTATGATAGCAAGAGACGATTTTGTAGTTATTGGCATCAAATAGATGAAGTAAGAAAATTGAATCCTTCTTCGATTTTAGAAGTGGGAATTGGAAATGGATTAGTTTCGGATCATTTAAAAAAGCATGGATACAGTATTACTACAGTTGATATAGATTCTGATTTAAATCCTGATGTAGTAGCTTCGATTCAAGATTTACCTTTTAAAAATGGGAAATTTGAGGTAGTAATGGCTTATGAAGTTTTAGAGCATCTTCCTTTTGAAGAATTTTCTGTTGCGATGCAAGAACTTAAAAGGGTAGCACAAAATTATATATTAATTTCTTTACCAGATAGAAATAGAGCTTATCGATTTCAAATTCAATTACCTAAAATTGGAGATATTAAATTTTTAATACCAATACCGACTTTTATAAAATCAGAACATAAATTTGATGGAGAACATTATTGGGAAATAGGTAAAAAAAATTATTCTTTAAATAAAATTATTTCAAATATAGAAAATATTAATGGATTAAAACTAATTAAAACATATAGAGTTTTTGAAATAAGATCTCATAGATTTTTTATAATAAAAATAGTTGATTAA
- a CDS encoding lipopolysaccharide biosynthesis protein — MKKENNSKNKDNKNDSLAKKTIDSSLWMFGSSFLNKGFKFTRKIILARILAPEDFGLFGIALLILSASDSLTKTGFNKALIQKQKEVEKYLNTAWTIQVMRGGILFLVLFSTAPIIALFFNEPLAIPILRVLAIAQIFKGVQNIGMIYFDKRLQFNKKFIYTVSGTVFDFTVSIIAAYILKNAWALVWGVLVGSIVKCMISFILHPYRPSLNFSIIKAKELFDFGKWKLATSFIVFFAVHLDDIIVGRILGTTKLGLFQMAFQLSNITASEISYVVSKVAFASYSKLQNDKKRLNIAYLRILELVVTISLPMIGGMIILAPLGIKLVLGEKWMPMLYSFRVLTIGGLFRTLSITGGALFDAVGFPKGDFMMNKWRFISLSITIIPFTYMWGLNGAAMTSGLALLVSLIPLIKNLSSILEQDLGVYLKLSIIPFISSLIMIGVILCSYEYEIIKWFYLIKLILLGSLVYFTLLYLFDKFNNLGPWTNIKWLLKKLL, encoded by the coding sequence ATGAAAAAAGAAAATAATTCAAAAAATAAAGATAATAAAAATGATTCTTTAGCTAAAAAGACGATAGATAGCAGCTTATGGATGTTTGGTTCGAGTTTTTTAAATAAAGGATTTAAATTTACAAGAAAAATAATATTAGCTCGGATTCTTGCTCCAGAAGATTTTGGTCTTTTTGGCATTGCACTTTTAATACTTTCTGCATCTGATTCTTTGACTAAAACTGGTTTTAATAAAGCATTAATACAAAAACAAAAGGAAGTAGAAAAATATTTAAATACAGCTTGGACTATTCAAGTTATGCGAGGGGGAATATTATTTTTAGTTTTATTTTCTACTGCTCCTATTATAGCTTTATTTTTTAATGAACCTCTTGCTATACCTATTTTACGTGTTTTAGCTATAGCTCAAATTTTCAAAGGTGTTCAAAATATAGGAATGATATATTTTGACAAAAGGCTTCAGTTCAATAAAAAGTTTATTTATACAGTAAGTGGAACTGTATTTGATTTTACTGTTTCTATTATTGCTGCTTATATATTAAAGAATGCCTGGGCCTTAGTGTGGGGAGTTTTAGTAGGATCAATTGTAAAATGTATGATTTCATTCATTTTACATCCATATAGACCAAGTTTGAATTTTTCTATAATAAAAGCTAAAGAGTTATTTGATTTTGGTAAATGGAAATTGGCTACTAGTTTTATTGTTTTTTTTGCTGTTCATTTAGATGATATAATAGTAGGGAGAATATTGGGGACAACTAAATTAGGGTTGTTTCAGATGGCCTTTCAATTATCAAATATTACTGCAAGTGAAATTTCTTATGTAGTTTCTAAGGTTGCTTTTGCTAGTTATTCTAAATTACAAAATGATAAAAAGAGGCTAAATATAGCTTATCTAAGAATATTGGAATTAGTAGTAACTATATCATTACCAATGATAGGAGGAATGATTATCCTTGCGCCTTTAGGAATAAAATTAGTATTAGGAGAAAAATGGATGCCAATGTTGTATTCGTTTCGAGTTCTGACTATTGGGGGATTATTTAGAACATTAAGTATTACTGGAGGAGCTTTATTTGATGCAGTAGGATTTCCTAAAGGTGATTTTATGATGAATAAATGGCGATTTATTTCTTTAAGTATAACTATTATTCCATTTACATATATGTGGGGACTTAACGGGGCTGCAATGACTTCAGGTTTGGCATTATTAGTTAGTTTAATACCTTTAATAAAAAATTTGTCATCTATTTTGGAACAAGATTTAGGTGTTTATTTAAAATTGTCCATTATTCCATTTATTTCTAGTTTGATTATGATAGGGGTAATTTTGTGTTCATATGAATATGAAATAATTAAATGGTTTTATTTGATAAAATTAATATTGTTGGGGAGTTTAGTATATTTTACTTTATTATATTTATTTGATAAATTTAATAATTTAGGACCTTGGACCAATATTAAATGGCTATTAAAAAAATTATTGTAA